One part of the Vicia villosa cultivar HV-30 ecotype Madison, WI linkage group LG6, Vvil1.0, whole genome shotgun sequence genome encodes these proteins:
- the LOC131614350 gene encoding uncharacterized mitochondrial protein AtMg00810-like encodes MAECKPSNTLLHPICILEKEEVSSKVYQKFYRGMIVSLIYLTASHPDSLFIVCLRVRFQLDPRETHLIAVKRILKYMKGTTNLGLMYKKTSKYKLPGFCDADYAGDRIERKSTFGNYEFLGENPISWSRKIQSTIALSTAEA; translated from the coding sequence ATGGCAGAATGTAAACCTTCAAATACTCTTTTGCATCCTATTTGTATTCTTGAAAAGGAAGAAGTAAGCTCAAAGGTTTATCAAAAGTTCTATCGTGGTATGATAGTCTCTCttatatatcttactgcttctcaTCCAGATAGTTTATTCATTGTTTGTCTACGTGTTCGTTTTCAATTAGATCCTAGGGAAACTCACTTAATAGCTGTTAAGAGAATCTTAAAGTATATGAAAGGAACAACTAACCTTGGATTGATGTATAAGAAAACATCAAAATACAAGCTACCAGGTTTCTGTGATGCAGACTATGCAGGAGATAGAATTGAACGCAAAAGTACCTTTGGGAACTATGAATTTCTGGGTGAAAATCCTATCTCATGGTCAAGAAAAATACAATCAAcaattgcattatctactgctgaagcaTAA